The Deltaproteobacteria bacterium genome contains a region encoding:
- a CDS encoding J domain-containing protein: protein MVAGATRAAAQPSTASGGSAAASTISTTPPPRICSTHPAMLSGAIGATLPRRRRRGKGGRRGRRGAAAAPPRAGGGGFDGTIAALVALEGRAESSRPAGSWGLRVDDAQPALAYDGAGKGCAIAAERRPSSSMQLPACGDDPGRDYAPRRMVKGRWRLVQVRVRSRRQRSRGGGYVSGEAFIDYYELLQLSSNADEDTVRRVFRHLAKKYHPDGPGHGDAKLFNLLVEAQRTLTDPGARAAYDAKYQQYWNRTWKVAAEAADGQTIVDDADIRERLLALLYVQRRQSARQPGMGDMELARVVGCPPEHLDFHLWYLREKGWIQRLDTGLLAITAEGVDQVEAYRARVGPTRMIDTRVGRGANDAPD from the coding sequence ATGGTGGCCGGCGCGACGCGCGCCGCCGCGCAGCCGAGCACCGCCTCCGGCGGCTCGGCCGCAGCATCGACGATCAGCACGACGCCGCCGCCCCGGATCTGCTCGACGCACCCGGCGATGCTCTCCGGCGCCATCGGCGCAACCCTACCCCGCCGCCGACGCCGAGGCAAAGGCGGGCGGCGGGGACGGCGCGGGGCGGCGGCGGCGCCCCCGCGCGCCGGTGGCGGCGGGTTTGACGGAACCATCGCCGCGCTCGTCGCGCTCGAAGGGCGCGCCGAGAGCAGCCGACCTGCGGGCAGTTGGGGCTTGCGTGTCGATGATGCGCAGCCGGCCCTGGCGTACGATGGGGCGGGCAAAGGGTGCGCTATCGCGGCGGAGCGCCGCCCGTCTTCATCGATGCAACTTCCCGCTTGTGGGGACGACCCCGGCCGTGACTATGCCCCACGTCGCATGGTAAAGGGGCGCTGGCGCCTGGTTCAAGTCCGGGTCCGATCCCGCCGACAACGATCCAGAGGGGGTGGGTACGTGAGTGGAGAGGCGTTCATCGACTACTACGAACTCCTTCAGCTCAGTTCGAACGCGGACGAAGACACGGTTCGCCGTGTATTTCGCCACCTGGCCAAGAAGTATCATCCCGACGGCCCCGGCCACGGCGATGCAAAACTCTTCAATCTCCTTGTTGAAGCGCAACGCACGTTGACCGACCCCGGGGCGCGGGCGGCCTACGACGCGAAGTACCAGCAGTACTGGAACCGCACCTGGAAGGTCGCCGCCGAGGCCGCCGACGGCCAGACGATCGTCGACGACGCAGACATCCGAGAACGGCTGCTCGCGCTGTTGTACGTTCAGCGCAGGCAGAGCGCACGTCAGCCGGGCATGGGCGACATGGAACTCGCGCGTGTCGTCGGCTGTCCCCCCGAGCACTTGGATTTTCACCTCTGGTATCTGAGGGAGAAGGGCTGGATCCAACGGCTCGACACCGGCCTGTTGGCCATCACCGCAGAGGGCGTGGATCAGGTGGAAGCGTATCGCGCGCGCGTCGGCCCCACCCGCATGATAGACACGCGAGTTGGACGTGGCGCGAATGACGCACCCGACTGA